The Candidatus Hydrogenedentota bacterium genome has a window encoding:
- the rplJ gene encoding 50S ribosomal protein L10 — protein MFLAKPEKIASVSEIKERLEKYEIAIATKYVGINVEQVTELRRRLREAGVEYKVYKNTLTRRALKELDLESAADCMEGPTAWAFSADPVAPAKILKEFSKKSKQVGMMGGVLGGKPVTADQLNALASLPSRDQLLAQVVGTIAAPLRNLVGTLNAVPRNLVSVIDQIQKKKAAEEEAA, from the coding sequence ATTTTTTTGGCAAAACCGGAAAAGATAGCGTCGGTATCGGAAATCAAGGAACGCCTTGAGAAGTACGAGATCGCCATCGCCACCAAGTACGTGGGCATCAACGTCGAGCAGGTGACCGAGCTCCGGCGGCGGCTTCGCGAAGCGGGCGTGGAATACAAGGTCTACAAGAATACCCTGACCCGGCGCGCACTGAAGGAACTCGATCTGGAATCGGCCGCCGATTGCATGGAAGGCCCCACCGCGTGGGCCTTCTCCGCGGACCCCGTGGCCCCGGCGAAAATCCTCAAGGAGTTCTCGAAGAAGTCCAAGCAGGTTGGCATGATGGGCGGTGTGCTGGGCGGAAAGCCCGTCACGGCGGACCAGCTCAACGCGCTGGCAAGCCTGCCGTCGCGCGATCAGCTCCTGGCCCAGGTCGTCGGCACCATCGCCGCGCCCCTGCGCAACCTGGTCGGAACGCTCAACGCCGTGCCGCGTAACCTGGTCAGCGTTATCGACCAGATCCAGAAGAAGAAGGCAGCCGAGGAAGAGGCGGCGTAA
- a CDS encoding beta-galactosidase, producing the protein MYPLIFLIAIAASATPGLPDVASGVLPDFARLNDAATVLVDHRNARAIRVDFGHDASWPNIAFDAGDAPWDWSAHAGIRVGLFNPGNESVALNLRVDNAGANGIDHCNTVQQRIEAGSAAEIVLYFNTADRKRFWGMRGIPVRGPMGTGAPLNLAAITGWQLFLSQPESPSSILITSAELFGQGGDLAEKVPFPFIDRYGQYRYMDWPGKVRTDGDLRRVYDADRREDLIPDRDAYGGWTGAPAREATGWFRTEQIDGRWWLITPEGHRFFSAGVNCVGTWERTFIEQRDAWFEWLPEADDGRFKAAFGYARGAHSMAETIGGEGRTFGFYTANLIRAFGPDWAPKWRETAIARLRGWGFNTLGNWSQHDVMRDGDLPFVASLSIAGVRPIEAASGYWARMMDVYDPGFAPAVDAAVQRGVEAWRDNNRCIGYFVDNELAWEGILGGVLASGPDQPARQAFEDFLAARHGDIGALNAAWGTSHTEWAEIREAGASQAAREDLDAFLHAFAARYFQTVKEAIARHAPNQLYLGARFASAPAPAVRACADHADAVSFNLYAPELSGDRAAHYASLGKPVIIGEFHFGATDRGMFHPGLVPVASQEDRGAAYVRYVESLLRHPAVVGAHWFQYVDEPVTGRSYDGENYNIGLVDVTDRPYAKLVESAADLHRRMYTVRQAAQSPAPED; encoded by the coding sequence ATGTACCCCCTGATTTTCCTGATCGCCATCGCGGCGTCCGCGACGCCCGGCCTGCCCGACGTGGCGAGCGGCGTACTGCCCGATTTCGCCCGCCTGAATGACGCCGCGACCGTTCTGGTCGACCATCGGAACGCGCGCGCCATTCGCGTCGACTTCGGCCACGATGCCTCCTGGCCGAATATCGCATTCGACGCCGGCGACGCGCCCTGGGACTGGTCCGCGCACGCCGGAATCCGCGTGGGGCTGTTCAATCCGGGAAACGAGTCCGTGGCCCTCAATCTCCGCGTGGACAACGCCGGCGCCAACGGGATCGACCACTGCAACACGGTGCAGCAGCGCATTGAGGCGGGATCGGCGGCGGAAATCGTCCTCTATTTCAACACGGCGGACCGGAAGCGCTTCTGGGGCATGCGCGGCATCCCCGTGCGCGGTCCCATGGGTACCGGCGCCCCGCTGAATCTCGCCGCCATCACCGGCTGGCAGCTCTTTCTCAGCCAGCCGGAAAGCCCGTCGTCCATCCTGATTACTTCGGCGGAACTCTTCGGCCAAGGCGGGGACCTGGCCGAGAAAGTCCCCTTTCCCTTCATTGATCGCTACGGCCAGTACCGGTACATGGACTGGCCCGGCAAGGTGCGCACCGACGGGGATCTGCGGCGCGTCTACGATGCCGATCGGCGCGAGGATCTCATCCCGGATAGAGACGCCTATGGCGGCTGGACCGGCGCGCCCGCCCGCGAGGCCACGGGCTGGTTTCGCACCGAACAGATTGACGGGCGCTGGTGGCTGATCACCCCCGAGGGCCACCGGTTCTTTTCCGCCGGCGTAAACTGCGTGGGGACCTGGGAGCGCACCTTCATCGAGCAGCGGGACGCGTGGTTCGAGTGGCTGCCGGAAGCGGACGACGGTCGCTTCAAGGCCGCGTTCGGCTACGCGCGGGGCGCCCACAGCATGGCCGAGACCATCGGCGGGGAGGGGCGGACCTTCGGCTTCTACACGGCCAACCTGATCCGCGCCTTCGGGCCGGACTGGGCTCCGAAATGGCGCGAGACCGCAATCGCGCGGCTGCGCGGATGGGGCTTCAATACCCTCGGCAACTGGAGCCAGCATGACGTTATGCGGGACGGCGATCTACCCTTCGTCGCAAGTCTGTCGATAGCCGGCGTGCGCCCGATTGAAGCGGCCAGCGGCTACTGGGCGCGGATGATGGATGTCTACGATCCCGGCTTCGCGCCGGCCGTGGACGCGGCGGTTCAGCGCGGCGTCGAAGCCTGGCGCGACAACAACCGCTGCATCGGTTACTTCGTGGACAACGAGCTGGCCTGGGAGGGGATCCTCGGCGGCGTGCTCGCGAGCGGACCGGATCAGCCCGCGCGCCAGGCCTTTGAGGACTTCCTCGCGGCGCGCCACGGCGATATCGGCGCGCTCAACGCGGCGTGGGGGACCAGCCACACGGAGTGGGCGGAAATTCGGGAGGCCGGGGCAAGCCAGGCGGCCCGGGAGGACCTGGACGCCTTCTTGCACGCCTTTGCCGCGCGCTATTTCCAGACAGTCAAGGAGGCCATCGCCCGGCACGCGCCCAACCAGCTTTACCTGGGCGCGCGGTTCGCCAGCGCGCCCGCGCCCGCCGTGCGCGCCTGCGCGGATCACGCCGACGCTGTCAGCTTCAACCTGTACGCCCCCGAACTGAGTGGCGATCGCGCCGCCCACTACGCGTCGCTCGGAAAACCGGTAATCATCGGCGAATTCCACTTCGGCGCCACCGACCGCGGCATGTTTCACCCCGGGCTCGTGCCGGTCGCCAGCCAGGAAGATCGCGGCGCCGCCTACGTTCGTTATGTCGAGTCGCTGCTGCGCCACCCCGCGGTCGTGGGCGCGCACTGGTTCCAATATGTGGACGAGCCCGTGACGGGCCGCAGCTACGATGGCGAGAATTACAACATCGGCCTCGTCGACGTGACTGATCGGCCCTACGCGAAGCTTGTGGAATCGGCGGCGGATCTGCACCGGCGCATGTACACCGTCCGCCAGGCGGCGCAATCGCCCGCGCCTGAAGATTGA
- a CDS encoding metallophosphoesterase family protein, translated as MNQLFRCSRVLLVALFLVFGLAVAAEPLHIYLTYSDAPETSIDVNIVMPRASDTLELHFDTAPHAEPGEYANRVRPQYVQTPMELSDRRTMYVAALKDLAPGTVYHFMTTDEDTGPSAPRSFRTLPGGNAPLRIVNGGDMAVDGNAIPLLTLAGKQDPDFAVIGGDIAYVNGLLGGFATWDLWLKNWSELMVTSDGRMIPLVCAIGNHETNRYNTEDIALRAPWYMSLFGRQAGDLYYSRKFGDNLILFVLDSGHLRPHAGAQTDWLAAEMEKYKDVKYKFAAYHVPLYPAHRPYEGEGSAQGRVHWGPLFDQFGLTVGLEHHDHVLKRTKPLKGGQVVEQGTIYIGDGTFGRGARTVDPEPRWYNQVEAAAQHFWVIDVADDKLSFKAIDPEGAVLDEFTLP; from the coding sequence ATGAATCAACTGTTTCGCTGCTCCCGCGTATTACTCGTTGCGCTGTTTCTCGTATTCGGCCTTGCCGTGGCGGCGGAACCGCTCCACATTTACCTGACCTATTCGGACGCCCCGGAAACGTCGATCGACGTGAACATCGTCATGCCGCGGGCGAGCGACACCCTGGAGCTTCATTTCGACACCGCGCCGCATGCGGAGCCCGGCGAGTACGCCAACCGCGTGCGCCCCCAGTACGTGCAGACCCCGATGGAGCTGAGCGATCGCCGCACCATGTACGTCGCCGCGCTCAAGGACCTGGCCCCGGGGACCGTCTACCACTTCATGACCACCGACGAGGACACGGGCCCGTCCGCGCCCCGTTCCTTCCGGACGCTCCCGGGCGGGAACGCGCCGCTTCGCATCGTGAATGGCGGCGACATGGCGGTGGATGGCAACGCGATCCCGCTTTTGACGCTGGCCGGCAAGCAGGACCCGGATTTCGCGGTGATCGGCGGGGATATCGCCTACGTGAACGGGCTGCTGGGCGGTTTCGCCACCTGGGACCTGTGGCTCAAGAACTGGAGCGAGCTGATGGTGACGTCCGACGGCCGGATGATCCCGCTTGTCTGCGCCATCGGCAACCACGAGACGAACCGCTACAACACCGAGGACATCGCGCTGCGGGCCCCGTGGTACATGAGCTTGTTCGGACGCCAGGCGGGCGATCTCTACTATTCCCGCAAGTTCGGCGACAACCTGATCCTGTTCGTGCTTGACAGCGGCCATCTCCGCCCGCACGCCGGCGCGCAGACCGATTGGCTCGCCGCGGAGATGGAGAAATACAAGGATGTGAAGTACAAGTTTGCGGCATACCACGTCCCGCTCTACCCCGCGCATCGTCCCTACGAGGGCGAGGGTTCGGCGCAGGGCCGCGTGCATTGGGGCCCCCTCTTCGATCAGTTCGGCCTGACGGTGGGCCTCGAGCACCACGACCACGTCCTTAAACGCACCAAGCCGCTCAAGGGTGGCCAGGTGGTCGAGCAGGGGACCATCTACATTGGCGACGGCACCTTCGGCCGCGGCGCCCGCACAGTGGATCCGGAACCCCGCTGGTACAACCAGGTGGAGGCCGCCGCCCAGCACTTCTGGGTGATCGACGTGGCCGACGACAAGCTCTCGTTCAAGGCCATCGATCCGGAAGGCGCCGTGCTGGACGAATTCACCCTGCCCTGA
- a CDS encoding aldo/keto reductase, producing MKTCPLADTGIQVSRILYGCMGLSDRWDASPYTPAEVKHATALVATALEHGINFFDHADIYARGKSEQVFGEVLRALPGLRDRIIIQTKCGIRFPDIPEPGLPGRYDFSFDHIVASVDGSLQRLGIEQIDVLLLHRPDPLMEPDEVARAFDAVHRAGKVRFFGVSNFSAGQIALLQASLDHPIVANQLEISLGHPHLIDECVGVNQTGYTYTGGRGTLDYCRMHGIQVQAWTPLARGRILDPPEDAPEAAIALADAIADRARESGVSREAIALAWLMRHPAGILPVIGTTKLERIAAACEADRVALSREAWYTLFTAARGKPVP from the coding sequence ATGAAAACCTGCCCGCTCGCCGATACCGGCATCCAGGTATCGCGAATTCTATACGGCTGCATGGGGCTCAGCGATCGCTGGGACGCATCCCCCTACACGCCCGCCGAAGTGAAGCACGCCACCGCCCTGGTCGCGACCGCGCTTGAACACGGCATCAACTTCTTCGATCACGCCGATATCTACGCCCGCGGGAAGTCGGAGCAGGTATTCGGCGAGGTGCTCCGCGCGCTTCCGGGCCTGCGCGATCGCATCATAATCCAGACGAAATGCGGCATTCGCTTCCCGGATATACCCGAACCGGGCCTGCCGGGCCGCTACGACTTCAGCTTCGACCATATTGTGGCGTCCGTGGACGGATCGCTCCAGCGCCTCGGCATCGAACAGATCGATGTGCTGCTCCTGCACCGCCCCGACCCGCTCATGGAGCCGGACGAGGTCGCGCGCGCCTTCGACGCGGTGCACCGTGCCGGAAAAGTGCGCTTTTTCGGCGTGAGCAATTTCAGCGCCGGCCAGATCGCGCTCCTGCAGGCGAGCCTCGACCATCCCATCGTGGCGAACCAGCTCGAGATCAGCCTGGGCCACCCGCACCTCATCGACGAGTGCGTCGGCGTGAACCAGACCGGCTACACCTACACCGGCGGGCGGGGCACGCTCGACTACTGCCGCATGCACGGCATCCAGGTGCAGGCCTGGACGCCCCTGGCGCGCGGGCGCATACTCGATCCGCCCGAGGACGCCCCGGAGGCGGCCATCGCGCTGGCGGACGCCATCGCCGATCGGGCGCGCGAATCTGGCGTCTCGCGCGAGGCCATCGCGCTGGCCTGGCTCATGCGCCATCCGGCGGGCATTCTCCCGGTTATCGGCACGACGAAGCTGGAGCGGATCGCGGCCGCCTGCGAGGCGGATCGCGTCGCCCTGAGCCGCGAAGCGTGGTACACCCTGTTCACCGCCGCGCGCGGCAAACCCGTGCCCTGA
- a CDS encoding exo-alpha-sialidase has protein sequence MRIPLLPLFLIAFVSATYAAPFYEETHIFAYDTPNHVHASSLVETTSGELIAVWYENGVDIDDPRYYYERRDKSSDVRIGGARKPAGGSWSKPFVMADTFGVSDNNPTLAIDQQQRLWLVYPTLLGVPDWTWGSAVVRYRIATDLSGEGPPAWAKSDILVPHPTGLEAVIDATAEAWRDRGGEGNERVLGYIERMKERLQEPLVQRLGWMPRAHPLIRRDGAVVLPLSNENVNIAMMAITKDGGETWTYSNPVPEAGLTQPTLVEYEDGHISAFFRNSGPERRIKRSDSADGGMTWGPVTVTDLVHPGAGIEALALKNGNLLMIYNDVEESPRDKLAVSISDDRGKTWKWTRHIEDTDGARYDYPSIIQAADGTLHATYSYNLETIKHVHFNEEWVRAGDPR, from the coding sequence ATGCGTATCCCGCTCCTGCCCCTCTTTCTGATTGCCTTCGTGTCCGCAACGTACGCCGCGCCGTTCTACGAGGAGACGCACATTTTCGCGTACGACACGCCCAACCATGTGCACGCGTCCAGCCTCGTGGAGACGACTTCGGGTGAATTGATCGCGGTCTGGTACGAGAATGGCGTGGATATCGATGATCCGCGCTACTACTACGAGCGCCGGGACAAGAGCTCCGACGTGCGCATCGGCGGCGCGCGCAAGCCCGCTGGCGGATCGTGGAGCAAGCCGTTCGTCATGGCGGACACCTTCGGGGTCTCCGACAACAACCCCACGCTCGCCATCGACCAGCAGCAACGGCTCTGGCTGGTCTACCCCACGCTGCTCGGGGTGCCGGACTGGACCTGGGGCAGCGCGGTGGTGCGCTACCGCATCGCGACCGATCTCTCCGGGGAGGGCCCGCCCGCGTGGGCGAAGAGCGATATCCTCGTGCCGCATCCCACCGGCCTGGAGGCGGTGATCGACGCGACGGCGGAAGCCTGGCGCGACCGCGGCGGCGAGGGCAACGAGCGGGTGCTCGGCTACATTGAGCGCATGAAAGAGCGGCTCCAGGAACCGCTCGTGCAGCGGCTGGGCTGGATGCCGCGCGCCCATCCGCTGATCCGGCGCGACGGCGCCGTCGTTCTTCCCTTGAGCAACGAGAACGTCAATATTGCGATGATGGCGATCACGAAGGACGGCGGCGAGACCTGGACCTACTCCAACCCGGTTCCCGAAGCCGGCCTCACCCAGCCCACGCTGGTCGAATACGAGGATGGCCACATCAGCGCCTTCTTCCGCAACAGCGGCCCGGAGCGGCGCATCAAGCGGAGCGACTCGGCCGACGGCGGGATGACCTGGGGCCCGGTTACGGTGACGGATCTCGTGCACCCCGGGGCGGGCATCGAGGCGCTCGCGTTGAAGAACGGGAACCTCCTCATGATCTACAACGACGTGGAGGAAAGCCCGCGCGACAAACTGGCGGTTTCGATCTCGGATGACCGGGGGAAGACGTGGAAATGGACCCGGCACATCGAGGACACCGACGGCGCCCGCTACGACTACCCGAGCATCATCCAGGCGGCCGACGGGACGCTCCACGCGACCTACAGCTACAACCTGGAAACCATCAAGCACGTGCATTTTAACGAGGAATGGGTGCGGGCCGGCGATCCGCGCTGA
- a CDS encoding exo-alpha-sialidase gives MNGLAVFCAALIGAFATAAAEEARAPIAATFTAVSGATVWPNLTRLPDGTLLLAGFNKPSHGQVEGDVACWASTDEGRTWTHRGTLTEHAPNTVRMNQAVGLDADGNLIALVGGWTDEQQPGAPKRNVFRDAILRPWVCQSDGGGRTWRVHKNFPADPLGREMVAFGDIVVSDGGRLNASAYGTTYWDKPGPWMPYFLTSEDNGASWQVRSKIADGLNETALLYLGGGEWLAAIRGTATFLFRSTDDGLTWVDEGAVTDDRQYPAHLLRLEDGRIVLTAGDRRAGQLGVRARISADKGKTWGETLDIAAMPESDGGYPASIERNDGTILTLFYAKDGDTYSVQAAIWAVP, from the coding sequence ATGAATGGCCTTGCCGTTTTTTGCGCCGCGCTGATCGGCGCGTTTGCCACCGCCGCCGCGGAGGAGGCCCGCGCGCCCATCGCGGCGACCTTTACCGCCGTGTCCGGGGCCACGGTGTGGCCCAACCTGACCCGGCTTCCCGACGGGACCCTCCTGCTTGCGGGGTTTAACAAACCGAGCCACGGGCAGGTCGAGGGCGATGTCGCCTGCTGGGCCAGCACGGACGAGGGCCGCACCTGGACGCACCGGGGCACGCTGACCGAGCACGCGCCGAACACGGTGCGCATGAACCAGGCGGTGGGTCTCGACGCGGACGGCAACCTGATCGCGCTGGTCGGCGGGTGGACGGACGAACAGCAGCCCGGCGCGCCAAAGCGCAATGTCTTCCGGGACGCCATCCTCCGCCCGTGGGTGTGCCAGTCGGACGGCGGCGGCAGGACCTGGCGGGTGCACAAAAACTTCCCGGCCGATCCGCTGGGCCGCGAAATGGTCGCCTTCGGCGATATCGTCGTCTCCGACGGGGGCCGGCTGAACGCCTCCGCCTACGGGACCACGTACTGGGACAAGCCCGGCCCGTGGATGCCCTACTTTCTGACGAGCGAGGACAACGGCGCCTCGTGGCAGGTCCGCTCCAAGATTGCGGATGGCCTGAATGAAACCGCCCTGCTCTACCTCGGCGGCGGGGAATGGCTCGCGGCCATCCGCGGTACGGCCACCTTCCTGTTTCGTTCCACGGATGACGGCCTGACCTGGGTGGACGAGGGCGCGGTCACCGACGACCGCCAGTACCCCGCGCACCTGCTGCGGCTGGAGGACGGGCGCATCGTCCTCACCGCGGGCGACCGCCGCGCCGGCCAGCTCGGGGTCCGCGCGCGCATCAGCGCGGACAAAGGCAAGACCTGGGGGGAAACCCTCGATATCGCGGCCATGCCGGAATCCGACGGCGGCTACCCCGCCAGCATCGAGCGGAACGACGGCACGATCCTCACCCTGTTCTACGCGAAAGACGGCGACACGTATTCGGTCCAGGCCGCGATTTGGGCTGTGCCGTGA
- a CDS encoding CerR family C-terminal domain-containing protein, with protein sequence MTQDPPDTRAALLQAAGELFAEFGYDGASTRAIARRANTNMASIAYHFGGKEPLYLEALQRVLESQCTWGQMLEAARALTESGTPVADALESTLRQRLEEILSGRHPVWETQLLLRALLEPSPAARALLRDVFEPQMGQIIAVARAWNPALTEDEAKRWGNALFGQEVVYALARNVILDVERWDAYPATYLDDVARYSARLMAGALWPERFD encoded by the coding sequence ATGACTCAGGACCCGCCCGACACGCGCGCCGCGCTGCTCCAGGCCGCGGGGGAGCTGTTCGCCGAGTTCGGCTATGACGGGGCCAGCACGCGCGCCATTGCCCGGCGGGCGAACACCAACATGGCGTCGATCGCGTACCACTTCGGCGGCAAGGAGCCGCTCTACCTGGAAGCACTCCAGCGGGTGCTGGAATCCCAGTGCACGTGGGGCCAGATGCTGGAGGCCGCGCGCGCGCTGACCGAATCGGGGACGCCGGTGGCGGATGCGCTCGAAAGCACCCTCCGGCAGCGCCTGGAGGAAATTCTCAGCGGGAGACACCCGGTCTGGGAGACGCAATTGCTCCTGCGCGCCCTGCTCGAGCCTTCGCCCGCCGCGCGCGCTTTGCTTCGCGATGTTTTTGAGCCGCAGATGGGGCAGATCATCGCGGTGGCGCGCGCGTGGAATCCGGCCCTGACGGAAGACGAGGCGAAACGCTGGGGCAACGCGCTGTTCGGGCAGGAAGTGGTGTATGCGCTCGCCCGCAACGTAATTCTCGATGTCGAACGCTGGGATGCGTACCCCGCGACGTACCTGGACGATGTGGCCCGTTACAGCGCCCGCCTGATGGCCGGCGCCCTGTGGCCGGAGCGCTTCGACTAG
- a CDS encoding TolC family protein: MARATANSRGRSLFLSVFAAIALIPWAGCATLAPRAREAQAAELLTDLEARTAAALPDERPLALHDCIGIALEHNLAIRAAAIDAALARLDVNVAFADFLPRVAASANLTAWSEQPSSNIGGFIQAPMHDRTLRQYSVDAQLPVFVPATWFAYAMRRQGAAAGLLAEELARQAVVLDVTSRYFEALTREAEAEALHSQVAAARAFASEIGAMHAEGLVLDWERDGALANVRALETRLLERQGLAGLARAALLEAMGLDPAAPVTLASAPAPDSVLAPVEELMYRALLAHPALHLADRQAAMAEARVKQAIAAFLPAVSAFASLSGTSNSTSLPGRTLYGGVGGVLSLFDGFANVQEYRMARMRSEKAYVEREAQSLAILLRVLGSHLNVQLARAWHEVAADALAVEEARLEAVRARAAEGLVLPSEQLGALADRDAARLDVTRTLYRRLLSEAMLRHATGAPWTPEPGGDGA, encoded by the coding sequence ATGGCCCGTGCGACTGCAAACTCGCGAGGCCGGTCCCTTTTCCTTTCAGTCTTCGCGGCCATCGCGCTGATCCCCTGGGCGGGTTGCGCCACGCTCGCACCGCGCGCGCGGGAAGCGCAGGCCGCGGAACTCCTGACCGATCTCGAGGCGCGCACGGCCGCGGCCCTTCCCGATGAAAGGCCGCTGGCGCTCCACGACTGCATCGGCATCGCGCTCGAACACAACCTGGCGATCCGGGCGGCCGCCATCGACGCGGCCCTGGCGCGGCTGGACGTCAACGTCGCGTTCGCCGATTTTCTCCCGCGCGTGGCCGCGAGCGCGAACCTGACGGCGTGGAGCGAGCAGCCGTCGAGCAACATCGGCGGGTTCATCCAGGCGCCGATGCACGATCGCACGCTGCGGCAATACAGCGTCGACGCGCAGCTCCCGGTGTTTGTCCCCGCGACGTGGTTCGCCTACGCGATGCGGCGCCAGGGGGCGGCGGCGGGCCTGCTGGCGGAGGAACTGGCGCGCCAGGCGGTAGTGCTGGACGTGACCTCGCGCTATTTCGAAGCGCTCACCCGCGAAGCCGAGGCCGAGGCGCTCCACAGCCAGGTGGCGGCGGCCCGCGCGTTCGCATCGGAGATCGGCGCGATGCATGCGGAAGGCCTGGTGCTGGACTGGGAACGCGACGGCGCGCTGGCGAATGTGCGGGCGTTGGAAACGCGGCTGCTGGAACGCCAGGGGCTGGCGGGACTGGCCCGCGCGGCCCTGCTGGAGGCGATGGGGCTGGATCCGGCCGCGCCCGTCACGCTGGCGTCCGCGCCGGCGCCAGATTCCGTATTGGCGCCCGTGGAGGAACTCATGTACCGGGCGCTTCTGGCCCACCCCGCGCTGCACCTTGCCGATCGTCAGGCCGCGATGGCGGAAGCGCGGGTCAAGCAGGCTATTGCGGCCTTCCTGCCCGCGGTGTCGGCGTTCGCGTCGCTTTCCGGCACCTCCAACAGCACGAGCCTGCCCGGGCGCACGCTCTACGGCGGCGTCGGGGGTGTGCTGAGCCTGTTCGACGGTTTCGCCAATGTGCAGGAGTACCGGATGGCGCGAATGCGGTCTGAAAAAGCCTATGTCGAGCGCGAAGCGCAATCGCTGGCGATCCTGCTGCGCGTGCTCGGAAGCCACCTGAATGTGCAACTCGCCCGCGCGTGGCACGAGGTTGCCGCGGACGCGCTGGCGGTCGAGGAAGCGCGCCTGGAGGCGGTGCGCGCGCGGGCGGCGGAGGGGCTCGTCCTGCCTTCGGAACAACTCGGCGCCCTGGCGGATCGCGACGCGGCCCGCCTCGACGTTACCCGTACGCTGTACCGGCGTCTCTTGAGCGAGGCGATGCTCCGCCACGCGACCGGGGCGCCGTGGACCCCTGAACCAGGAGGCGATGGCGCATGA
- a CDS encoding efflux RND transporter periplasmic adaptor subunit gives MKRKSLGLFAMLLAALATLLFARYLPGAGPGENGASSAGAEARVHAVRTMPTARRVFETSVATQGNITAKTFADVPARVFGPLDAVFVDEGDPVEAGKTVLFQVDRENLARAARIAEQDLAVARHAETEAAANLERVQADLDKATLDFERFQRLVASQAATRETLEQMESRYRQSEAMRKHAEAVVALSRERSVQAEIALEIARKNLNDSAVTAPIGGVVTQRMSEPGEIAEPGKPVVRIEDTGALEVSAFLPAAHYAAIVPGTSTLRVAVGVIDAGEHPVSYKSPTIDPALRTFEVRCVLSPPPEGVAPGAMAQVSAPLAREEAIGVPRDAIQTRDGQPVVFVVDGDLARQVAVTPGTTSDGWIAVSGGALAEGAPVVVAGQDMLDDGNAVSVAEGGG, from the coding sequence ATGAAAAGAAAGTCGCTGGGACTATTCGCGATGCTGCTGGCCGCACTGGCCACCCTGTTGTTCGCGCGCTACCTGCCCGGGGCGGGCCCGGGTGAGAACGGGGCATCCTCCGCCGGCGCGGAGGCGCGCGTACACGCCGTGCGGACCATGCCGACGGCGCGGCGCGTTTTTGAGACGTCGGTCGCCACGCAGGGAAACATCACGGCGAAAACCTTCGCGGATGTGCCCGCGCGGGTTTTCGGCCCGCTGGACGCGGTGTTTGTGGACGAGGGCGATCCCGTGGAAGCGGGTAAGACGGTGCTGTTCCAGGTGGATCGGGAGAACCTGGCGCGCGCCGCGCGCATCGCCGAGCAGGACCTGGCGGTCGCCCGGCATGCCGAGACGGAGGCGGCCGCGAACCTGGAGCGAGTTCAGGCGGACCTGGACAAAGCGACGCTCGATTTCGAGCGCTTTCAGCGCCTGGTCGCCAGCCAGGCGGCGACACGCGAGACCCTGGAGCAGATGGAGTCCCGCTATCGCCAGAGCGAAGCGATGCGGAAGCACGCCGAGGCCGTGGTGGCGCTGTCGCGCGAGCGAAGCGTGCAGGCGGAAATCGCGCTGGAAATCGCGCGGAAGAACCTGAACGACTCCGCGGTCACGGCCCCCATCGGCGGTGTGGTTACGCAGCGCATGTCGGAGCCGGGCGAGATCGCGGAACCGGGAAAGCCGGTGGTGCGGATTGAAGATACCGGCGCGCTCGAGGTGTCGGCGTTTCTGCCGGCGGCGCACTATGCCGCCATCGTCCCCGGGACGTCAACCTTGCGGGTGGCCGTGGGCGTGATCGACGCGGGCGAACATCCGGTTTCGTACAAGAGCCCGACGATCGATCCCGCCCTGCGCACCTTTGAGGTGCGTTGCGTGCTTTCGCCGCCGCCCGAAGGGGTCGCGCCGGGCGCGATGGCGCAGGTGTCCGCGCCGCTGGCGCGCGAGGAGGCGATCGGTGTCCCGCGCGATGCGATACAGACGCGCGACGGCCAGCCCGTGGTTTTTGTTGTGGACGGCGATCTTGCGCGCCAGGTGGCGGTCACCCCCGGAACGACCAGCGATGGCTGGATCGCGGTCTCGGGCGGCGCGCTCGCCGAGGGGGCGCCGGTCGTTGTCGCCGGGCAGGACATGCTCGATGACGGCAATGCGGTGAGCGTGGCGGAAGGGGGCGGCTGA